A single Sphingomonas kaistensis DNA region contains:
- the ahcY gene encoding adenosylhomocysteinase translates to MNVSTETLTRATQTGDYLVKDISLADFGRKEIEIAETEMPGLMALREEFGASKPLAGARITGSLHMTIQTAVLIETLTALGAKVRWASCNIFSTQDHAAAAIAATGVPVFAVKGETLEEYWDYVVRIFDWGQDETCNLVLDDGGDATMFALWGARVEAGETLFTPTNEEEEVFVATLNRFLKERPGYLTKTVQTIKGVSEETTTGVHRLYELAKQGKLPFPAINVNDSVTKSKFDNLYGCKESLVDAIRRGTDVMLAGKVAVVAGFGDVGKGSAASLRNGGARVLVTEVDPICALQAAMEGYEVVTMEEAAPRADIFVTATGNMDIITVDHMRAMKNMAIVCNIGHFDSEIQIGALNNMKWTEIKPQVDEVEFADGKKIIVLSKGRLVNLGNATGHPSFVMSASFTNQTLAQIELWTKSEKYGNDVYVLPKHLDEKVAALHLEKLGVKLTQLNDKQAAYIGVKPQGPFKPEHYRY, encoded by the coding sequence ATGAACGTGTCGACCGAAACCCTTACCCGCGCCACGCAAACCGGCGATTACCTGGTGAAGGACATCTCGCTTGCCGACTTCGGCCGCAAGGAAATCGAGATCGCCGAGACCGAGATGCCCGGCCTGATGGCGCTGCGCGAGGAATTCGGTGCGTCCAAGCCGCTCGCCGGCGCGCGGATCACCGGGTCGCTTCACATGACCATCCAGACCGCTGTCCTGATCGAGACGCTGACCGCGCTCGGCGCCAAGGTTCGCTGGGCGAGCTGCAACATTTTCTCGACCCAGGACCACGCCGCCGCCGCGATCGCCGCGACGGGCGTGCCGGTCTTTGCCGTCAAGGGCGAGACGCTGGAAGAATATTGGGATTATGTCGTCCGCATCTTCGACTGGGGCCAGGACGAAACCTGCAACCTGGTCCTCGACGACGGCGGCGACGCCACCATGTTCGCGCTGTGGGGCGCGCGGGTCGAAGCGGGCGAAACCCTTTTCACCCCGACCAACGAGGAAGAAGAAGTCTTCGTCGCCACCCTGAACCGTTTCCTCAAGGAGCGTCCGGGGTACCTCACCAAGACCGTTCAGACCATCAAGGGCGTTTCGGAAGAAACCACCACCGGCGTCCACCGCCTGTATGAGCTTGCCAAGCAGGGCAAGCTCCCCTTCCCCGCGATCAACGTCAACGACAGCGTCACCAAGTCGAAGTTCGACAACCTCTACGGCTGCAAAGAGTCGCTGGTCGACGCCATCCGCCGCGGCACCGACGTGATGCTGGCCGGCAAGGTCGCCGTGGTCGCGGGCTTCGGCGACGTGGGCAAGGGTTCGGCCGCCTCGCTCCGCAACGGCGGCGCCCGCGTGCTGGTGACCGAGGTCGATCCGATCTGCGCGCTCCAGGCCGCGATGGAAGGCTATGAAGTCGTGACGATGGAAGAGGCCGCGCCGCGCGCCGACATCTTCGTCACCGCCACGGGCAACATGGACATCATCACCGTCGACCACATGCGGGCGATGAAGAACATGGCGATCGTCTGCAACATCGGCCACTTCGACAGCGAGATCCAGATCGGCGCGCTGAACAACATGAAGTGGACCGAGATCAAGCCGCAGGTCGACGAGGTCGAATTTGCCGACGGCAAGAAGATCATCGTCCTGTCGAAGGGTCGCCTGGTCAATCTCGGCAACGCCACCGGCCATCCGAGCTTCGTGATGAGCGCCAGCTTCACCAACCAGACGCTGGCCCAAATCGAGCTGTGGACCAAGAGCGAGAAGTACGGGAACGACGTTTACGTCCTGCCCAAGCACCTCGACGAAAAGGTCGCCGCGCTTCACCTTGAGAAGCTGGGCGTCAAGCTGACTCAACTCAACGACAAGCAGGCCGCGTACATCGGCGTGAAGCCGCAGGGCCCGTTCAAGCCCGAGCATTACCGCTACTAA
- a CDS encoding tetratricopeptide repeat-containing sulfotransferase family protein: MTQSDSPERILDQASRRPEFVRAAQAFMAGRLPEAEAGARAILASDPDDPAAMLLLAEIATVAGLPGEAVSLLTKASTLLPGHRETLTKLAELLVRQCAFEQALDLLDKLVAQQPDDMRAATIRLSLLTQIGRYEDAEQSFQALMASHPADPRLPLGYAHLLRTLGRAEESAALYRSTLERSPALGEAWWGLADLKSGALSADDIATLERLLGSGRLDINQALHLSFALGKAQEDAGDYEASFQAYDQANRLTRRVRPYDAKANEDFVDRSIAFFDKSYFERTQGWGDPARAPIFVLGMPRAGSTLLEQMLASHPAIEGTAELPYIPQIAHELMAERWTDAPLPYPEILSRIDKAAAERLGAEYLARAGIHRRTDRPLFIDKLNDNWPHIGLIQTILPNAIIIDARREAMACSFANFKQHFARGRDFAYDQRDIAHYYRDYVRLVGHFEEVLPGRIVRVEHERLVADPEGELRRVLGAIGLPFDPACLCFHENARPVRTASASQVRQPLNKRSGELWRHYRPWLSEMEQALGDLAPE; encoded by the coding sequence ATGACCCAATCCGACAGTCCCGAACGCATTCTCGATCAGGCGAGCAGACGGCCCGAATTTGTCCGTGCGGCGCAGGCATTCATGGCTGGACGGCTGCCCGAAGCCGAAGCCGGGGCACGAGCTATTCTGGCCAGCGACCCCGACGATCCCGCGGCGATGCTCCTGCTCGCGGAGATCGCCACCGTCGCCGGTCTGCCGGGGGAAGCGGTGTCGCTGCTGACCAAGGCATCGACCCTTCTGCCGGGGCATCGCGAGACGCTGACCAAGCTTGCGGAATTGCTGGTTCGGCAATGCGCGTTCGAACAAGCACTCGACCTGCTGGACAAGCTGGTCGCGCAGCAGCCAGACGATATGCGTGCCGCGACCATCCGCCTCAGCCTGCTGACGCAGATCGGTCGCTACGAGGATGCGGAACAGAGTTTCCAGGCGCTGATGGCGAGCCATCCGGCAGATCCGCGCCTGCCGCTCGGCTATGCGCACCTGCTACGCACCTTGGGCCGGGCCGAGGAAAGCGCCGCGCTTTATCGTTCAACCCTTGAGCGCTCGCCGGCGCTCGGCGAAGCCTGGTGGGGGCTTGCCGATCTTAAGTCGGGAGCGCTCAGCGCAGACGACATCGCGACACTCGAAAGGCTGCTTGGCAGCGGCCGTCTCGACATCAATCAGGCACTCCACCTCAGCTTCGCGCTCGGCAAGGCACAGGAGGATGCGGGCGATTACGAAGCGTCGTTCCAGGCCTACGATCAGGCCAATCGGCTCACCCGCCGGGTACGGCCCTACGATGCCAAGGCGAACGAGGATTTCGTGGACCGCTCGATCGCCTTTTTTGACAAGTCCTATTTCGAGCGGACGCAAGGGTGGGGCGATCCTGCGCGGGCACCCATCTTCGTGCTCGGCATGCCGCGGGCCGGATCGACCCTGCTCGAGCAAATGCTCGCCAGCCATCCGGCGATCGAAGGCACGGCCGAGCTACCTTACATTCCGCAGATCGCGCATGAGTTGATGGCCGAGCGGTGGACCGACGCGCCGCTTCCTTATCCCGAAATCCTATCCCGCATAGACAAGGCGGCTGCTGAGCGCCTCGGCGCGGAATATCTCGCTCGGGCGGGCATCCATCGGCGGACCGATCGCCCGTTGTTCATCGACAAGCTAAACGACAATTGGCCGCACATCGGATTGATCCAGACCATCCTGCCGAACGCGATCATCATCGACGCGCGGCGCGAGGCGATGGCCTGCTCGTTCGCCAACTTCAAACAGCATTTCGCCCGCGGCCGCGACTTCGCCTACGACCAGCGCGACATCGCCCATTACTACCGCGATTATGTGCGGCTGGTGGGGCACTTCGAGGAGGTGCTGCCGGGCCGCATCGTGCGGGTCGAGCATGAGCGGCTGGTCGCCGATCCCGAAGGCGAATTGCGGCGGGTGCTGGGTGCGATCGGGCTGCCGTTCGATCCGGCCTGCCTGTGCTTCCACGAAAATGCTCGCCCTGTGCGTACCGCGAGCGCGTCGCAGGTACGGCAGCCGCTCAACAAGCGGAGCGGCGAATTGTGGCGGCATTACCGCCCGTGGCTGAGTGAGATGGAGCAGGCGCTCGGCGATCTGGCGCCCGAATAG
- a CDS encoding TonB-dependent receptor domain-containing protein, producing the protein MTVDTDPASSVNGSDGVTDTRFVNDIRSGIYSNGGTFLSYLGGDSYTPYLFTPSGQLILQTGTPVGLPPLPSYIGGNGSSFREGKQLALSPALDRYSANLVAKFEISPALVPFIEAKYVRTDSIGSQSGPFFFSGGTTGSPREFFYTTNPYLSAQARGVINDYYGYAPNEEGTFTFIRNVVELSNRDEKAKRETYRAVGGIKGRFNDDWNYELSANYGEFKEKTRILGNVNLQRFLLAIDAVDAGVAAGGAANGNIVCRAQVDPSARIAFEAAGNAAYAASQLAADVAACVPINLFGEGNITPNARNYLLQDSLASGKITQFVASGFVAGDSSQLFELPGGPVGFAVGAEYRRETTNYVQDEATAAGLTFYNAIPPFDPPSFEVKEAYAEIRAPLIRESFIHELSLSAAGRVADYKGATGTVYSYNAGIDFAPVRDLRLRGNYSRAVRAPNLTELFTVPGQNFATVGDPCSARNIGTGSATRAANCRADGVPAGYDFVYRQSLGFLSGGNENLKAEKSDSYTVGGVFQPRFIPGFSLSVDYYDITVNDVISSPSAQGIINACYDAADLNNQFCDLFARAGAGGGPRGEIPGQILENNLTVVPLNYAKLKVRGIDFEAAYTKRFGFGTFNTRAIYTRVLQNDSFLSPTDPGRADQALFELGDPRDAFNVNSSLKLGAVTIGHKLRYIGKMTPGAYENNFSKQGRPPQNADAFPIVFYPERWYNDVRLDFEATRKFNFYVGVDNVANEKPPFGLTGAGGGSAIYNNTGRFFYAGAIAKF; encoded by the coding sequence GTGACGGTCGACACCGACCCGGCCTCGTCGGTCAATGGCAGCGACGGCGTCACCGATACCCGTTTCGTCAACGACATCCGCAGCGGCATTTACAGCAACGGCGGCACCTTCCTGTCGTACCTCGGCGGCGACAGCTACACCCCGTATCTGTTCACCCCGTCGGGCCAGCTGATCCTGCAGACCGGCACCCCGGTCGGCCTGCCGCCGCTGCCGAGCTACATCGGCGGCAACGGCAGCAGCTTCCGGGAAGGCAAGCAGCTTGCCCTGTCGCCGGCGCTCGATCGCTACAGCGCCAACCTGGTCGCCAAGTTCGAGATCAGCCCGGCGCTGGTACCGTTCATCGAGGCCAAGTACGTTCGTACGGACTCGATCGGCAGCCAGAGCGGTCCATTCTTCTTCTCGGGCGGCACCACTGGCAGCCCGCGTGAATTCTTCTACACCACCAACCCGTATCTCAGCGCCCAGGCGCGCGGCGTGATTAACGACTATTACGGCTATGCGCCGAACGAGGAAGGCACCTTCACCTTCATTCGTAACGTGGTCGAGCTCAGCAACCGCGACGAAAAGGCCAAGCGCGAAACCTATCGTGCGGTGGGCGGCATCAAGGGTCGGTTCAACGACGACTGGAACTACGAACTCAGCGCCAATTATGGTGAGTTCAAGGAAAAGACCCGCATCCTCGGCAACGTGAACCTGCAGCGTTTCCTGTTGGCGATCGATGCGGTCGATGCCGGTGTCGCCGCCGGTGGCGCGGCCAACGGCAACATCGTCTGCCGTGCGCAGGTCGATCCGTCGGCGCGTATCGCGTTCGAAGCGGCAGGCAACGCGGCCTATGCGGCCTCGCAGCTGGCGGCCGACGTCGCGGCCTGCGTTCCGATCAACCTGTTCGGCGAAGGCAATATCACGCCCAACGCCCGCAATTATCTGCTCCAGGATTCGCTCGCGAGCGGGAAGATCACCCAGTTCGTCGCCAGCGGCTTCGTTGCCGGTGATTCGAGCCAGCTGTTCGAGCTTCCGGGTGGTCCGGTGGGCTTCGCGGTCGGTGCCGAATATCGCCGCGAAACCACCAACTACGTGCAGGACGAGGCGACTGCTGCCGGGCTGACGTTCTACAACGCAATCCCGCCGTTCGATCCGCCCTCGTTTGAGGTGAAGGAAGCTTACGCCGAAATCCGTGCGCCGCTGATCCGGGAATCGTTCATTCACGAACTGTCGCTCAGCGCCGCCGGCCGTGTCGCCGACTACAAGGGAGCGACCGGAACGGTCTATTCGTACAACGCGGGCATCGATTTCGCCCCCGTTCGCGACCTTCGCCTGCGTGGCAACTATTCGCGCGCCGTGCGTGCGCCGAACCTGACCGAGCTGTTCACGGTGCCGGGCCAGAACTTCGCCACCGTCGGCGATCCCTGCTCGGCGCGTAACATCGGCACCGGCTCGGCCACCCGCGCCGCCAACTGCCGCGCCGACGGCGTGCCGGCCGGCTACGACTTCGTGTATCGCCAGTCGCTGGGCTTCCTGTCCGGCGGTAACGAAAACCTGAAGGCCGAAAAATCCGACTCCTACACCGTCGGCGGCGTGTTCCAGCCGCGCTTCATTCCGGGCTTCTCGCTGTCGGTCGATTATTACGACATCACCGTGAACGACGTGATCAGCTCGCCGTCGGCGCAGGGCATCATCAATGCCTGCTACGACGCGGCCGACCTCAACAACCAGTTCTGTGACCTGTTCGCACGCGCTGGTGCGGGTGGCGGTCCGCGCGGGGAAATTCCGGGGCAGATCCTCGAGAACAACCTGACGGTGGTCCCTCTCAACTACGCCAAGCTGAAGGTCCGCGGCATCGACTTCGAAGCCGCCTACACCAAGCGCTTCGGGTTCGGCACCTTCAACACCCGGGCGATCTACACCCGCGTGCTGCAGAACGACTCGTTCCTGTCGCCGACCGACCCGGGCCGTGCCGATCAGGCACTGTTCGAGCTGGGCGATCCGCGCGATGCGTTCAACGTCAACAGCTCGCTGAAGCTCGGCGCGGTGACCATCGGTCACAAGCTGCGCTACATCGGCAAGATGACGCCGGGTGCGTACGAGAACAATTTCAGCAAGCAGGGCCGCCCGCCGCAGAATGCGGATGCGTTCCCGATCGTCTTCTATCCGGAGCGTTGGTACAACGACGTTCGCCTCGACTTCGAAGCGACCCGCAAGTTCAACTTCTATGTCGGCGTCGACAATGTCGCCAACGAGAAGCCGCCGTTCGGCCTGACCGGTGCGGGTGGCGGCAGCGCCATCTACAACAACACCGGCCGCTTCTTCTATGCCGGTGCGATCGCCAAGTTCTGA
- a CDS encoding TonB-dependent receptor plug domain-containing protein, producing MNKFEFLNATALRSVAVATLFAASATPAFAQDATDTAVQNSAPAAEATTEQELESNTQATGDEIVVTGSRIRRPNLESTVPITSINGEEFFQTGRTSVGDTLNELPALRSTFSQSNSTRFLGTAGLSLLDLRGLGSQRTLVLVNGRRHVAGDILNNAVSPDVNTIPTDLIERVDTVTGGNSAVYGSDAIAGVVNFILKDNFDGLQIRGQGGVSMYGDAGS from the coding sequence ATGAATAAGTTCGAGTTTTTGAACGCTACGGCGCTGCGCAGCGTCGCCGTCGCCACTTTGTTTGCGGCCAGCGCCACGCCGGCCTTTGCGCAGGACGCGACCGATACGGCCGTGCAGAATTCGGCCCCCGCTGCCGAAGCCACGACCGAGCAGGAGCTTGAGTCCAACACGCAGGCCACCGGCGACGAGATCGTCGTCACCGGGTCGCGTATCCGCCGCCCCAATCTCGAAAGCACCGTTCCGATCACCTCGATCAATGGTGAGGAATTCTTCCAGACCGGCCGCACCTCGGTCGGTGACACGCTGAACGAACTGCCCGCACTGCGCAGCACCTTCAGCCAGTCGAACTCGACCCGCTTTCTCGGCACCGCCGGCCTCAGCCTGCTCGATCTGCGCGGCCTCGGTTCGCAGCGCACCCTCGTGTTGGTCAACGGCCGCCGCCACGTCGCGGGCGACATTCTGAACAATGCCGTCTCGCCCGACGTCAACACCATCCCGACCGACCTGATCGAGCGCGTCGACACCGTCACCGGCGGCAACTCGGCCGTCTACGGTTCGGACGCCATCGCGGGCGTCGTCAACTTCATCCTCAAGGATAATTTCGACGGCCTTCAGATCCGCGGCCAGGGCGGCGTGTCGATGTATGGCGACGCCGGCTCCTAG
- a CDS encoding YqgE/AlgH family protein, whose translation MPDTPFLAGKLLLAMPGMADPRFERSVTALCVHDENGAVGIGISHKRAGIRLRGLLKQLELDPGEAPDSAIHHGGPVEPGRGFVLHSEDWGGEDTLQVVGPGGKLWAMTGTIDVLRAIAEGRGPARWLVALGYAGWGPGQLEDEMTRHGWFAAAGNPEILFDTPTDERWAAAFKQEGIDPRLLASETGAA comes from the coding sequence ATGCCCGACACGCCGTTTCTCGCCGGAAAGCTGTTGCTCGCGATGCCTGGCATGGCCGATCCCCGCTTCGAACGCAGCGTCACCGCCCTTTGTGTCCATGACGAAAATGGCGCGGTGGGCATCGGCATCAGTCACAAGCGCGCCGGGATCCGGCTGCGTGGACTGCTGAAGCAGCTCGAGCTCGATCCGGGCGAAGCGCCGGATTCGGCGATCCATCATGGCGGCCCGGTCGAGCCCGGTCGCGGCTTCGTGCTTCATTCGGAAGACTGGGGCGGGGAGGATACGCTTCAGGTCGTCGGTCCGGGCGGCAAGCTGTGGGCGATGACCGGCACGATAGATGTGCTCCGCGCCATTGCCGAAGGGCGGGGGCCGGCGCGCTGGCTGGTCGCGCTCGGCTATGCCGGCTGGGGGCCGGGCCAGCTCGAAGACGAGATGACCCGCCACGGCTGGTTCGCAGCGGCGGGCAATCCCGAGATCCTGTTCGACACGCCCACCGACGAACGCTGGGCGGCGGCCTTCAAACAGGAAGGCATTGACCCGCGCCTCCTTGCCAGCGAAACGGGCGCCGCCTGA
- a CDS encoding peroxiredoxin, with protein MTIQTGERIPDMPLTIATSEGPKPTTTGDYFGGRRVALFAVPGAYTPTCSAKHLPSYVEKAGDLRAKGVDEIACTSVNDAFVMAAWNKDQGSQDITMIADGNGQLAEALGLTMDGSNFGMGAVRSQRYSMIVNDGVVEQLNVEAPGEYRASSAETLLEQL; from the coding sequence GTGACCATCCAGACCGGCGAGCGTATTCCCGACATGCCCCTTACCATCGCCACCAGCGAAGGGCCCAAGCCGACCACTACCGGCGATTATTTCGGCGGCCGCCGCGTCGCCCTCTTCGCGGTGCCGGGTGCCTATACCCCGACCTGCTCGGCCAAGCACCTCCCGTCCTACGTCGAAAAGGCGGGCGATTTGCGCGCCAAGGGCGTCGACGAAATCGCCTGCACCAGCGTCAACGACGCGTTCGTCATGGCCGCCTGGAACAAGGATCAGGGTAGCCAGGACATCACCATGATCGCCGACGGCAACGGTCAGCTGGCCGAAGCGCTCGGCCTCACCATGGACGGATCGAACTTTGGCATGGGGGCGGTGCGCTCGCAGCGTTACTCGATGATCGTCAACGACGGCGTGGTCGAGCAGCTCAACGTCGAAGCACCCGGCGAATATCGCGCGTCGAGCGCCGAGACCCTGCTCGAGCAACTCTAA
- a CDS encoding SDR family oxidoreductase — MAVSLKPLSDQVMVIVGASSGIGLATARRAAAAGARVVLAARNAEALDEAVVAIRNKGGQASALDLDIAEEGAAERLLAHALDTFGRVDTWVNDAAAAMYARLEDVSQEEHRRVFDVGYFGLVEASLIAARHLKAEGGALINIGSVLSNRAIPLQGPYCAMKAAVMQFTDALRMELEAEGAPISVTLIKPAAIDTMYPEHARNKLEKPARLPQPLYDAELVAKAICFAAQKPRRSLIVGGGGLALTTLAPSLPRLADKGMELVGGEAMQTTDVAPAPGTADNLFEPRRDGRIEGNQEPFKRKTSLFLEAQMHPLATAAVLGSVAAGALFLWAKEESRDIGTAEAHRRIKAAGMS; from the coding sequence ATGGCCGTGTCGCTCAAGCCTCTTTCGGATCAGGTCATGGTGATCGTTGGAGCATCGAGCGGGATTGGCCTTGCCACCGCACGGCGCGCCGCTGCCGCCGGCGCCAGGGTGGTGCTTGCCGCCCGCAACGCCGAAGCGCTCGACGAAGCCGTGGTGGCGATCCGCAACAAGGGCGGGCAGGCCAGTGCGCTCGACCTCGACATCGCCGAGGAAGGCGCCGCAGAGCGCCTGTTGGCCCACGCGCTCGACACCTTCGGGCGGGTCGATACCTGGGTCAACGACGCCGCAGCCGCCATGTATGCGCGCCTCGAGGACGTCAGCCAGGAAGAGCATCGCCGTGTGTTCGACGTCGGCTATTTCGGTCTGGTCGAAGCCAGCCTCATCGCGGCCAGGCATCTCAAGGCCGAAGGTGGCGCGCTCATCAACATCGGCTCGGTCCTCTCCAACCGCGCCATTCCCCTGCAAGGCCCCTATTGCGCGATGAAGGCGGCGGTGATGCAATTCACCGACGCGCTGCGCATGGAACTGGAAGCCGAAGGCGCACCGATCAGCGTCACTTTGATCAAGCCCGCCGCGATCGACACCATGTATCCCGAGCACGCGCGCAACAAGCTGGAGAAGCCCGCCCGCCTGCCCCAACCGCTCTACGATGCCGAACTGGTCGCCAAGGCGATCTGCTTTGCCGCGCAAAAGCCGCGCCGCTCGCTGATCGTCGGCGGCGGTGGATTGGCGCTGACCACCCTGGCGCCGTCCCTGCCCCGCCTTGCCGACAAGGGCATGGAACTGGTCGGCGGCGAAGCGATGCAGACCACCGACGTCGCGCCCGCGCCCGGCACCGCTGACAATTTGTTCGAGCCGCGCCGCGACGGCCGGATCGAGGGCAATCAGGAACCCTTCAAGCGCAAGACTTCGCTGTTCCTCGAAGCTCAGATGCACCCGCTCGCCACCGCCGCCGTGCTGGGTTCGGTCGCCGCGGGCGCGTTGTTCCTGTGGGCCAAGGAAGAGAGTCGCGACATCGGCACCGCCGAAGCGCACCGGCGGATCAAGGCTGCGGGAATGAGCTGA
- a CDS encoding M2 family metallopeptidase, which produces MKLAASVSVLALALGACAATPAEPVQTASAAPMAPDAAPTTARTPEGARQFIASVEKDLFDYSTIASRAQWVNATYITEDTDALAAYFGTIGTEKGVAYAKEAAEFSKVQGLDPETQRKLNILRGALVLAAPSTPGAAAELNTISTRLSSTYGKGRATLDGKTITGDVAEEAMGELRNPAKTAEVWTSWHTNVGRPMRQDYTRMVEIANQGAKELGYADSGAMWRSQYDMSPQEFSAMYDRLWSELTPLYNQLHCYTRDRLNAKYGDRVQPKTGPIRADLLGNMWAQEWGNIYDVVAPKGAGDVGYDVTELLKAKKKTPTDMVKIGEGFYTSLGLAPLPETFWQRSQIVRPEGREVICHASAWDLDNKDDLRIKMCTKVNGDDFVTIHHELGHNYYQRAYNKQPYLYLNGANDGFHEAIGDFIALSVTPEYLVQIGLLDRAKVPDASKDTGLLLRQAMDKVAFLPFGLMVDKWRWGVFDGSISPQQYEAGWNQLRLQYQGITPPTQRSEADFDPGAKYHIPASTPYARYFLARILQFQFYKAACDMAGWKGPLHRCSFYGNKQVGQRLNAMLEMGASKPWPDALEAFTGTREMSGKPMLEYFAPLQKWLEEQNKGKTCGWQA; this is translated from the coding sequence ATGAAATTGGCCGCTTCGGTTTCCGTTCTCGCCCTTGCCCTCGGCGCCTGCGCCGCGACCCCCGCCGAGCCGGTCCAGACCGCGTCGGCCGCGCCGATGGCGCCGGATGCCGCTCCGACGACCGCCCGCACTCCCGAAGGCGCGCGCCAGTTCATCGCCTCGGTCGAGAAGGATCTGTTCGACTATTCCACCATCGCCTCGCGCGCGCAGTGGGTGAACGCCACCTACATCACCGAGGATACCGATGCGCTGGCCGCGTACTTCGGCACCATCGGCACCGAAAAGGGCGTCGCCTACGCCAAGGAAGCGGCGGAGTTCTCGAAGGTGCAGGGGCTCGATCCCGAGACGCAACGTAAGCTCAACATCCTGCGCGGCGCGCTGGTGCTGGCGGCGCCCTCGACCCCGGGTGCGGCGGCCGAGCTCAACACCATCTCGACCCGCCTGTCCTCGACCTACGGCAAGGGCCGCGCGACGCTCGACGGCAAGACCATCACCGGCGACGTCGCCGAGGAAGCGATGGGCGAACTGCGCAATCCGGCCAAGACCGCCGAAGTATGGACCAGCTGGCACACCAATGTCGGCCGCCCGATGCGGCAGGACTATACCCGCATGGTCGAGATCGCGAACCAGGGCGCCAAGGAGCTCGGCTATGCCGACAGCGGCGCGATGTGGCGGTCGCAATATGACATGAGTCCGCAGGAATTCTCGGCCATGTACGACCGGCTGTGGAGCGAGCTGACCCCGCTTTACAACCAGCTTCACTGCTACACCCGCGACCGGCTGAACGCGAAATATGGCGACCGGGTGCAGCCCAAGACCGGCCCGATCCGCGCCGACCTCCTTGGCAACATGTGGGCCCAGGAATGGGGCAACATCTATGATGTGGTGGCGCCCAAGGGGGCAGGCGATGTCGGTTATGACGTGACCGAACTGCTCAAAGCCAAGAAGAAGACCCCGACCGACATGGTCAAGATCGGCGAGGGCTTCTACACCTCGCTCGGCCTCGCGCCACTGCCCGAGACGTTCTGGCAGCGCAGCCAGATCGTCCGTCCTGAAGGCCGCGAAGTGATCTGCCACGCCAGCGCCTGGGACCTCGACAACAAGGACGATCTGCGCATCAAGATGTGCACCAAGGTCAACGGCGACGACTTCGTCACCATCCACCACGAACTTGGCCACAATTATTATCAGCGCGCCTACAACAAGCAGCCGTATCTCTATTTGAACGGCGCGAACGACGGCTTCCACGAAGCGATCGGCGATTTCATTGCGCTGTCGGTCACGCCCGAATATCTGGTGCAGATCGGCCTACTTGACCGCGCGAAGGTGCCGGACGCCAGCAAGGACACCGGCCTGCTGCTGCGCCAGGCGATGGACAAGGTGGCGTTCCTGCCATTCGGACTGATGGTCGACAAGTGGCGGTGGGGCGTGTTCGACGGGTCGATCAGCCCGCAGCAATATGAGGCCGGCTGGAACCAGCTGCGCCTGCAATATCAAGGCATCACCCCGCCCACGCAGCGCAGCGAAGCGGACTTCGATCCGGGCGCCAAATATCACATCCCGGCGAGCACGCCTTATGCGCGCTATTTCCTCGCCCGCATCCTCCAGTTCCAGTTCTACAAGGCGGCGTGCGACATGGCCGGCTGGAAGGGGCCGCTGCATCGCTGCTCGTTCTACGGCAACAAGCAGGTCGGGCAGCGTCTGAACGCGATGCTGGAAATGGGCGCGAGCAAGCCGTGGCCCGATGCGCTGGAGGCCTTCACCGGTACCCGCGAGATGAGCGGCAAGCCGATGCTGGAATATTTCGCGCCGCTGCAGAAGTGGCTGGAAGAACAGAACAAGGGCAAGACCTGCGGCTGGCAAGCCTGA
- a CDS encoding alpha/beta fold hydrolase, producing MSDITTHHWAASDGVDLVWHETGTGRPLILVHGLFSDAQMNWIKFGHAARLAEAGFRVIMPDLRAHGSSAKPHDPANYPKGVLGSDLSELIAHLGLDDYDLGGFSLGSRTVVQGVGQGLTPRRAILSGMGLEGLMGWEKRHAFFIEAFEKFDATVRGDPHWFAIQFMKSQKVDRVATRLLLESNAGVDEAMLARFTMPTLVLCGADDHDNGSAPALADALSNASYVEIPGTHTTSVTQKSLGEAIATFLTEE from the coding sequence ATGAGCGATATCACCACGCATCACTGGGCCGCGTCCGACGGCGTCGATCTCGTCTGGCACGAGACCGGCACCGGCCGTCCCCTGATTCTGGTCCACGGTCTGTTTTCCGATGCGCAGATGAACTGGATCAAGTTCGGTCATGCCGCGCGGCTGGCGGAGGCCGGCTTCCGAGTGATCATGCCCGATCTGCGGGCGCATGGGAGCAGCGCCAAGCCCCATGATCCGGCGAACTATCCCAAGGGCGTGCTCGGCAGCGATTTGAGCGAGTTGATCGCGCACCTCGGACTTGACGACTATGATCTTGGGGGCTTTTCGCTCGGCTCGCGGACGGTGGTGCAGGGCGTCGGGCAGGGGCTGACGCCTCGCCGTGCGATCCTGTCGGGCATGGGCCTCGAAGGGCTGATGGGCTGGGAGAAGCGCCACGCCTTCTTCATCGAAGCGTTCGAGAAATTCGATGCGACGGTGCGCGGCGATCCCCACTGGTTCGCGATCCAGTTCATGAAAAGCCAGAAGGTCGACCGCGTAGCGACCCGCCTGCTGCTCGAAAGCAATGCGGGTGTCGACGAGGCGATGCTGGCGCGCTTCACCATGCCGACGTTGGTGCTGTGCGGGGCCGACGACCACGACAATGGCTCGGCCCCGGCGCTGGCCGATGCGCTGTCCAATGCCTCCTATGTCGAGATTCCCGGCACTCACACGACCTCGGTCACGCAGAAGTCGCTGGGCGAGGCAATCGCCACGTTCTTGACGGAGGAGTGA